In Tautonia rosea, the genomic window CCCGACGCTCAGGCTCCAGCCGGTGGTGCAAGTTCCACGGCCCGTGATCTTTCTCGGTGGATGCGGCTCCTCATCGCCGAGGGCATTGTCGATGGCAAACTGTTGATCGCGAGAGACCAACTCGAAGAGACTTTCAAGCCGCAAGTGATCAGCACACCGGCAGCGCATTCGGCCGACCGCACCGGCTTTTATGGGCTCGGGTGGAACGTGGGCCAAGACCCAAATGGCCGGCTGACGCTCAGCCACTCTGGTGCGTTTGACTTCGGGGCCGCGACGTGCGTTTTTCTTCTTCCGGCCGAGAATCTTGGTATCGTCGTTCTCACGAATGGGGCGCCAATCGGCGTCCCCGAGGCGGTTGCATTGAGTTTCTTCGATCTGTTTGACGATGGGAAACTTGAGCGTGACTGGTTCATGACAATGACTCCTGTCTTCGAGAAGCTGTCCACGCCAAATTACGGTTTACGTGTGGATTATCAGGAGGAAGTGGTCGATCGCTCGCCGCCATTACCGACCGTGAGTTATCTTGGTCGTTATTCCAACGAGTTTGTTGGCGACGCTGTTGTTGCCGAGGAAGACAACGTCCTCATGCTGAAACTCGGGCCGGGACTGAAGGCGTTTCCACTCACGCACTTCGACCGAGATACATTTTCCTACCAACCCGAGGGAGAAATGGCTTCTGGTCTCAGCGGTGTGACGTTCCGAATCGGTCCAGACCGATTGGCAGACGAACTCACCATCGAGAATCTGAACGTGCATGGGTCGGGCACGTTGAAACGCGTGCCCCCAGGAAAGAAATGATGATGCCCTTGTCTCCGGAAGTCTCATCAGAGCCCACTTCTGTGGTTGATGAGTAATTTTATGTTCATGTGTAAACATAATCATGAAACGTGTCGATTCCAAATTTTTGATAGAACTAAGTAAGGTAATGCGATAATTCTTTAGCCGCTTTGCCATGAGATCAGGATGGCCCGGGGAGACCGACGTGGCCGACCAGAGTCAATCTCTGTATTGAACAATAATTGCCGAGTTGGTTTTGGTTGGGTGTTCGCCGTTCAACGAGCTACGGGAGTCGTACGAAACGAACTCTGATGGCGTCGTGCCAGAACCACTTCGGACCGTACATTTTCATAGGCGCGATCGTTCGATAGTGGCTACTCAACGTTGAGCGAAGCCTCTCGACATGTCCCCTTCGCTATGTCAAACTTATGTCGGAAAAGCGATCTCGACCGCTTACACTCACGGCTGTCATCGCGAGTCAACTGGAATGATGCCGAACGACCGGAGACGTCTGCTTGCCTCACTTGGTGCGATCATGGTGGGGATGTTCCATCCTCCCTCTTTCGCCCTTGGGGCGGTGGCGGACGACACCTTTCGCCAGCAAGTACTCCCTCTGCTTGAGCAATACTGCATCGACTGCCACGCAGAAGTCTATGCAGAAGCGGGGATCGTCCTGGACCGGTTCGACGATGGCACTGCTGCTGCCAAGGACGGTGAGACCTGGCTCCGTGTGCTTGATGCGCTGGAAGGCCGCATCATGCCGCCGGTCGACCTGCCGCAACCGTCGCTCGAAGAACTTGATGCAATGATCGAGTGGATTGAGCAGGACGTTCTGGCCTCTCGTCCCGATGGTATGCGTCCACCTCCGGTTGTTCTCCGCAGATTGAACCGGCAAGAGTACGACAACACGATCCGTGACCTTCTTGGTGTGAACCTTCGCCTCTCAGAGGCGTTCCCTCCGGACGAGATTGGGTTCGGGTTCGATAACGTCGGCTCGGCTCTGAATGTTTCGCCGATTCACATTGAAAAATACCTGGATGCTGCCGAGCGGGCTCTGGACGAGGCAATCGTTCTGCCCGATGTGGAGGGGTTTGCCCCCGCCGAACTCATCGGCCTGCGAACGTATCCGCTTCCGATGGACGAGCCGGTCGAATTTGAACACGCCCTGAAGCCTGGCCGCTATCTGGTGGATTTCAGCCTCGTGAGAGTTCGGATCGCTGACTCCGTGCCTCCCCCCTTGCTCGTCATTGGTCTGGGTGCGGCCGAACGTCGGGTTGAAGCGGTGCAGGTGCAAGACGAAACGGTCGTCTATCGGCTTTGGTTGACCGTCGCCGAAGGTGATTCCCTGGCTCATGTCGCATTGGCTTCGGGCCAGAGCGAGGCCGAAGTCCTCGGACCCGATGTTGTCACCGCCATTGCGGGCGGAGACCAGCGGTATGGCGATGCCCGCGGTTTGCACGTCGATTCAATGGTTGTCCGAGGTCCCCTCCCGGTCGAGCCGGAGGGGCTCCCCGAATCGCACCGTCGACTCCTTTCTTGCACTCCTCGCTGTGCACATCATTCAACGATGGATTGTGCCCGACAAGCGATCGCTCTGTTTGCCGAACGGGCCTTCCGGCGTCCGGTCCGACCCGGCGAGGAGGAGCGGCTTCTTGAGATGTATCGTTTGGCCTACGACCGCGGCGAGAGCCACGAACGCGCCCTTCAAGTCGCAATGACAACGGCTCTTGTGTCCCCCCAATTCCTCTACCTCGTCGAGCCGGAAGAGTCGCTCGAAGATCGACCGCTCGACGCCTTCGAACTGGCCAATCGACTCTCCTACTTCCTCTGGAGCAGCATGCCTGATGACGAGCTCTTTCGCGCTGCCCGAGAGGACACGCTTCGCAACGATCTGTCTCGACATGTCGATCGGATGCTCGACGATCCTCGATCCGAGGCGTTTGTCGCGAACTTCGTGGGACAATGGTTGCAGCTTCGAACACTCGCGGGAGCTTCTCGGGACGAATCGCTCTTTCCCGAGTTCGACGACGCCTTACGCAACGCGATGCGAGAAGAGACGGAGCATTATTTCGCCTCAATCCTTCGAGAAAATCGCAGCATCCTCGAATTGCTCGACTCAGACTACACCTTCGTCAACGAAGACCTGGCGCGCCACTACGGAATCGAGGGAATTTCGGGTGCGGAGTTTCAGCGGGTTGCGCTTAGGGACCGCAATCGGGGTGGGATCTTGACGCAGGCGAGTGTTCTGACACTGACCTCGAATCCGAATCGGACCTCCCCGGTCAAGCGGGGTCAGTGGATTCTGCAACAGATCCTCGGAACACCTCCCCCGCCCCCTCCTCCCGGCGTGCCTGAGCTGGATGAAAATCCTCAGGCGGCCGAGGATGCTTCGCTTCGCGAACGTCTGGAACTTCACCGGACGAATCCTGAGTGTGCGTCGTGCCATCGTCAGATGGATCCCCTTGGCTTTGCCCTGGAGAACTACGACGCAATCGGTCGCTGGAGGTCCACGGACGGCGAATTCCTGATTGATCCCTCGGGAGAGTTGCCTGGAGGGATAACCTTTGCGGACGCCGGAGAACTGAAGCGAGTGCTCACCTCCACCTCGACCAAAAAGTTCGCCAGGACGCTTGTCGAGAACATGATGACCTATGGCCTCGGCCGTGGCCTCTTGCCCGACGATTATCCCGAAGTCGAAGCGATTCGGGAGCGACTTGTCGCCGACGACTACCGGATTCGCGCGATCATTCTCGGAATCGTCGAAAGCCGGGCCTTCCAGTACCGAGGTGTCGCCGAATAAATCAATCGTGTGGGTCGATCGTCGCGACTCTCGGGTCTTGGGGCGATCGGACATTCTGACACACAATCCGTATCCGTTTCCGAGGGACATTGACATGGCGATTCCGATGGACCGACGGACGATGCTCAGAGGGATGGGGGCAGCACTTGCCCTGCCCTGGATGGAGAGCCTTCCCGCCGTCGCAAGCTTGGCCAGCCTGGTGAAGGATGGACCTCCCGTCCGGATGTGCTACTGGTACGTCCCCAATGGGGTGCATCTGCCGGCCTGGTTCCCGGAGCGGCCAGGGACCCTGGTCAATCTTCCTGAAACGCTCCAGCCGCTCTCATTCGCTCGCCAGTATCTCAACTGTTTCCACGGTCTGACGCATAATACGGCGCTGACCAACGGCGACGACGAGGGGTGCGGCCACGGCCAGGGTGCCGCGAGTTTTCTCACGGGAGCCCAGGCGTACAAGTCCCAGGATGCCGTTCGTGTCGATATCTCGGCGGATCAACTCTACGCTAGGCACGTCGGCAACCAGACTCGCCTGCCTAGCCTCGAACTCGGCTGTGAAGCCGCCCGGTCGGGCAATGCCTTCGGATATAGTGGAACCTACAAGACCCATATCTCCTGGCGCACCTCAACCTCGCCCGCTCCTTACGAACTCAATCCGAAACTCGTGTTCGACCGCCTGTTCACTGACGGTAGTGAACGCCTGACCCGATCGACCGTTGCCGATCGCGATTTCTACCGCCGGAGCATCCTCGACTACGCGCTTGACGACGCCCGTCGGGTTCGCAATCGGGTCTCCTCGGCCGACCGCCTCAAGCTCGATCAGTACCTCACGGGCGTTCGAGAGGTTGAGCGGCGGATCCAGAACGCCTCCTCGGCAGATCTTTCCGGTACTGACTTCGAGCGGCCCTCGGGCATTCCGAGCGACTTCGACGAACACCTCCGCCTGATGTGCGACCTCATGGTCCTGGCCTTCCAGACCGATAGCACCCGCGCTTCAACCTTCATGGTCACGAAGGAGGCGACCGATCGGAACTATCCCTGGCTTGGTTTCACCGACGGGCACCACGAGCTTTCGCACCACGGCAACGACGAGGAAAAGCACCGGAAGCTCCGGGAAATCGACCGCTATCACATCTCGATCCTTGCCTACATGATCGAGAAGATGATGGACGTCGAAGAGTCCGACGGCTCGAACTTGCTCGATAATTCGATGATTCTCTTCGGAAGCGGGATTAGCGATGGCGACCGCCACGACCACGTCAACTTGCCCGTCATCGTGCTGGGCAAAGGGGGCGGGGCGCTCCGTACTGGCCAGTACCTGAAGTGCCGCCCTGAGACGCCCATGTCCAACCTCTTGCTTTCGATGCTCCAGGGAGCCGGCGTGCCGGTCGATCGTTTCGGCGATAGCACCGAGCCGCTGCCAGGACTGTTGGCCTGATCAAGCTGTCCACTCGGCGGGACGGACGAGGTAGGCCCTCCCGCCGGAAATTTCATTGCACCGGAGGATGATTGTGCGTGCTCGATTCTGGATGACGCTCTACACAGTCGTCGCCTCAAGTGTGATCGGCACGACCTCCCCGGCTTCGGTTCAGGAGCGCCCCACCGCCGACCGTGTGAATTCCTGGATTGCGGGACTCAACGATCCCAATGTCGAGGTGCGACGGGCCTCGGCCATTGCTATCCGCGAAGCCGATCCTGAAACCCGACTGGTCGCCTTGCCGGCGATGATCAATGTCCTGATGGAGGAAAAGGACGGCCAGGTGCGACTCCCCGTCTTCGACGCCGTGACCGATCTGGGTCCTGACGCCGCTCCTGCCGTGCCCGCTCTGCTCCATGCGCTGCACACTCCGTTCGGTGATCGTAGGATGGAACAGACGCACCAGGATTTCCGAGCCGCCCTTGCCTTGGCGAGCGTCGGAAAGGCGGCGGTCGAGGGGCTTCGCGAAACTCTGAGCGATCGCAGGGAGAATGTTCGAGCAGAAGCTGTGATGGCCCTTGGCCGGATCGGCCCCGATGCCTCCGCCGCGATCGCTGACCTGATCGCGTTACTCGGGGACCCCAGCGACCGAATCGGACACGAGGTCTCGGTTGCCCTCGGCAGCATCGGCCCGGAGGCCGTCGGGCCCTTGATCGCTGCGGCCGAGCATGCCGACACCGTCGTTCGTGCCCGATCGGTCGAGGCCCTTGGACACTCGACTGCGATTTCCTCCGGAGGTCGGGTACTTGAGGTCCTCCTTCTTCGGGCCGACGATCCGGCCGCTGAGGTTCGTGCTCGGGCAGTTGAGGCCCTTGGCGGATCTCCTGCGGACGGCTCAGCCCTGGCGGATGTTCTCGGTCGTAGCCTTCGGGACGAACAGGATGAGGTTCGGGGCGCGGCGGTCCATCTGCTTTCCAGTCGGCCAGAATTGCTCCGGCAACTCATTCCGCTTTTTGATTCTCTGCTCTCGGACGCCAATGAAGGAATCGCATGGCATGCGGCGTTTCTCCTGCACCTTCTCGGCCCTGAGGCGGCTCCGACACTGCTTAACGCTCTGGGACGTGAGACGAGTCAGGTCGATCAAATCGCCAAGGCTCTGGGCTTGATCGGTCGCCCGATCGGCGGGCTACTCATGGAAGCGACCGAGAATCCGAACCCTCGAACCCGTCGAGGCGCGGCCCTGGCCCTGGGCCGGCTCCGGCCTCCAGCCCCTGGCTCTGTGTCAAGGCTAATGGCAGGCCTGGACGACCCCGATCCCGAGGTCCGTACGGCGTTTCTCCATGCCATCGGAGAGCTTGGTCCGAGAGGCGTTGACGCGCTCCCCGCCGTTCGCAGCTTGCTTCGTGACGAATCCGTGGCGATCCGACTCGAAGCCATCGCGGTCGTGCATCGTCTCGCTCCGAAAGACGATCGACTGCCTGGCGAACTGGCATCGATCCTCAATGATGACGATCCTCGGGTCCAACAATCGGCCATTGAGATCCTCCGATCACTCGGCCCTGCAAGCCGCCCTGCCCTGCCCAAAGTGATTGAGAAGCTTCAAGGCCCGGACCCCAAGGTCCGCATCGCAGCGGCGGAGCTGATCGCCGCTCACGGCCCGGCCGCGTCCGAGGCGGTGCCCGCGCTCGGAGCAATGCTCGAAGATCCGAACTCGGAACTCCGAGTTATTGCCGCGCAGACCTTGGCGACGCTGGGCTCAGCGGCACAGCCGATGGCGGCTCTCTTGATTCCCATGCTGGATGACACGAATGCCAGGGCCCGAGAGGCGGCGGTTCTGGCCGTTGGAAGCCTGGAGCTCGATGCGGACACCCTTCGGCCGCATCTCGTCAGAACCCTCCGCGATGAGGATGCTGATGTCCGCGATGCTACCCGTCGCGCGATTCAGCGACTCGGTCCGGAAGGCGCGCTCTTTGTCCCTGATCTCATCTCGCTCGCCGCACTCGAATCGGATCGCCGATCTGTCGAACGCTCACTCCGACGATTCGAACGAACAGGGCCACTGGAAGGTTCGATCCCCGAACTGATCGATCTCCTGGAGCATCAGGAGGAAGCCGTCCGCCTCCTGGCGATCAAGTTCCTGGGCCTTGGAGGCGTTGCCTCCAGAGAGGCGATCCCTTCTCTAGAACGATTGCGAGACGACCCCAGCCCCGAGGTCCGTGAGCAGGTCGAAGCCGTCCTTGGTCAGATCACCCCTGAACCCTGATTTCTCCAAAGACCTCTTCGACTCACGCCCCGTCCGACTCCCTGCTGCCCATCGGGCCTCTTTCGGCGGAGGAGTGCCGGCCGCACACCGCGTCCGTTCTCTCGAACCTCTGGAACATTGGGTCGAGTTTTTCTGTCTGTCCGCTGGTCCTGAGGTGGAGAAGCGGGTCTGGAACGATCGTTCCACGCCTGGATCTTGTGTTCCCTCACCTCGGACCCTTAGGCAAGCGGAAGAAGAGGCAGAGGCTCGCGTGGCACGACGCCTCTCGGAAAGGACCCCTTAATCCTGGGAGATCACGATGCATCGAAGAGGATTTCTTACGACCTCGGCCGCTCTCGCAATGGCAGGGACGACGGGACAGGTCCAGGCAGGAACGGAGAACGTCGCATCTTCCAGCGCAATCGGCCATCGAGAGCCTGACCCGAAGATCTCCCGAGCACGAGATGTTGCGCTTGGGCTGATAAAACCGACCCGTAAAGAGCTGGAGCACGGGTTGAGACTTCACGCTGAATCGCTCGTCTTCGATGCCTACGGCTTCGCACCCCGTGCTGCCATCGACGGCGAGGCCGTCCGAGCCGCAGTCGAGGCCGGTGCCTCGGACATCGAGGTGCAGGATCTCATGGAAGAGATGTCCATGACCCACCCTGTGATCAACCCGAACAAACAGGCTGACTTCGAAGCTGCCTGGAAGGCCTCGGGTGTTACCTGCATCTTCCAGAACGCCGGAGAGGAAGGACAAGACCCACTTCGCCTCATAAAGCGACTTGCCCGCTTCACCTACCTGACCGACATGCTCCCCGAGACGCTCCGACGCACAGCCTCCCCCGAGGACATCGTCGCTGCCAAGGAGCAAGGGAAACACTGTCTTTACCTGACAGGCAACGGCGTCCCTCTCACACAGCAGTGGGTTTCGGTCCAGGACGAGCTGAGATATGTCCGAATCTTTTTTCAGCTCGGCATACGGATGATGCATCTGACGTACAATCGCCGCAACTTGATCGGCGATGGATGCGCCGAACCGTCCAACGCCGGCCTCAGCGATTTCGGGCGGGCCGTCGTTGCCGAGATGAACCGCCTGGGAATCATCCCCGATGTTGCCCACAGTGGTTGGCAGACCAGTCTGGAGGCGGCGCAGGTCTCAGATTGTCCGGTTGTGGCGAGCCATACCACGTGTCAAGCATTGCACAACCATATTCGATCGAAGCCCGACAACGTGATCCGAGCGATCGTCGACACCGGCGGCTACATTGGGATCTGCTGCATTCCCCGATTTCTGGGTGGCAAGGGAGACATCACCGCCTTTCTCGATCACGTCGACTACGCCGTTCGGCGCTTCGGTTCGGACCATGTGGCCATCGGCACCGATGTCGCCTACACCTCGCGAGCCTCAGCGGCCGAAAACCGCAAAATCCCATCAAGCGGTCGTCGCCGCGACCGTTGGGAAGCTCTTTGGCCCGACGATCCCTTCGTGACCACTCCCGAAGCGATCGAGAGCCTCTCCTGGACCAACTGGCCGCTCTTCACGGTTGGTCTGGTTCAGCGTGGTCATTCGGACGACGACATTCGCAAGATTCTCGGCGGCAACGTTCTCCGAGTGGTGCGCGAGGTGTTCAAGCCCTCGTTCAACAAACCTGAAAACAGAGGCTGATCGCCGATCGAATACCAATTGCAGCAATTACTGACCGTTGCGCAAAGAAGGTCAAACTTTTTCTGGTAGAATCGCGGGATGGAATCCAGCGACGTCGTGTCTCGAAGTTGGCGTGAATGGCGGAGGTTGCGGGCCGTGCAACTGAAGCAAGAAGGCTGGTATCAGCGGAACATCGCCGAAGCCCTCGGCATCGCCGAGGCGACGGTGAGCCGGTGGCTGGCCCGCGCCGATGAAGATGGCATCGAGTCCCTCATGGCTCATCCGGGGCAGGGTCATCCCTCGGATCTCTCGCCGGCGCAGCGGGATCTGATCCCCGAACTCCTCTGGCATGGACCGGAAGCGTACGGGTTCCGGGGCCAGGTCTGGACCTGCGCCCGAGTGGCAAAGGTGATCGAATTGGAATTCGGAGTCGCTTATCACAAGGGGCACGTCTCCCGCCTGCTCAAGGAGTTGCACTGGACACCTCAGACGCCGATTCGCAGGGCCATCCAACGTGATGAGGCCGCCATCGAGCATTGGCGGTGCGGGGTTTGGCCGGAGCTGCTGAAGCAGTCTCGAAGAGAGCGCCGAGTGCTGGTTTTCGTGGACGAATCCGGGTTCTATCTCTTGCCCGGCGTGGTCAAGTCCTATTCCCCCGAGGGCCAGACGCCGGTCCTCCGGGAAAAACTGACGCGTGATCACCTCTCGGTCATGGCCGGCATGACGCCGCAGGGCAAGCTCTATACCCTGGCGCGGCAAGAGTCGCTTTCCGGGTTGCACAGCATCGAATTCCTCGTGCATCTGGGACGCGTGGCCGGGAGGCGACTGCTAGTGATCTGGGATGGATCTCCGATCCATCGCCGAGCCGAGGTGACGCAGTTCGTCTCGGAGACGCGCGATGCGGTTCGGCTGGAGGTCCTGCCGGGCTATGCCCCTGACCTCAACCCGTGGGATGAAGGGGGATGGCACCACCTCAAGCACGTGGAGATGAGGAACCTGGTCTGCCGAGACTTGGAGGAGTTGCACGAGCAGTTCCACTGCGCCATCGGACGCGTTCGGCACAAACCTCAATTGATCCGATCTTTCTTCGCTCAGGCCGGATTGGCGATCGAAAAAGTTTGAGCTTCTTTGCGCAACGGTCAGTAAAGAAAGTCAGCGACCTGTCGAGGCAAATGAATGACTGCACCAGTTCCTGTACGAGCAGTTCCAGCCAAATTGCTACAACCACACGGCCACAAGACTCACGCTCACACAAGAGCCACCGAAGAGAGTCGAACTCTTAACCCCCGCTTTACGAAAGCGAATCGGAATATGGACGATCGCTTGCGTTAAGTGGTTGCGGCTCTTGGGTTGGGCCGATCCCGGCCGGTCGGGGCCTCCTTCGCGAAATACCTCAAAATCCATAGTTTTCCGCCGCTACGGAACGGATTCCGTATCGGATTCTATACCATGTCGGCGGCCGGACGGCTACCTGTCGTCCCGCGTCACAGGGGATCGACCACCATCCGTCTCGGGCCCCCTCGGAGTCGAGTCTCGACGATTCGGGTTTACGGCCCGCTCCAGACGATGACTGAGCGGTCCGAACCGCACCTGAGCAAGCTGGCCGTCGCCGCTCTGGCCCCGCGGCTCGGCACTTCGGTTGAGCGGCCGGAACCGATCCGCACGCCTCAGGCATTTGGCGGGGTTGACACATAGGAGGTTGACAGGACCATGCTTGTTTCAACAAGCATGCCGACATCGGGGATGCCAACCTATCCGAACCGGAGGGCTCGACTGAAGGAAGGGGACCAGAGAGTTCGCCCAGGGGTGGCTCCGAAGAACAGGATTGAAACGGCACCTGTGCCCCCGGGGCCGTCGACGAGTTTGCCGTGCAGGAGTCAGCAAGGTCGATTCCGTCACCGTAAGGGATCGCGACCTACCTCTAACTCCGCTTGGTGATAATCCATTTCCGGAACCGGCTCTCCCCGGACTGCCTCGAGCCAAGCCATCAGATACGGATCGCCCCAGGTCAAGAGTCTTACGCCCTCCTTGCCTGGGTGGTCAACGCCGGTCGCGTCGGTGGTGGGTCCGGTGGGGGGATGACGGTCGGCCACCTCGCCGCTGAACGTGCCCAGTAGCTCCTCATTGCTGCCAATGCCCAGGTGGGGCGGCGCGTACGCCCAGGTGATCGACAGGCAGCCGACCGCGCCGTCCGCGGCCAGGTGATCTGTGTCGGGCTCGGGCACGCTCCGGATCTGCATGCCAGGGGCGGGGTGCTGGAGGCACCAGTACGCCAGTTCCGCTTGTGTGGCCGGCGGGTCGGCCGTTGCGGCCGACCCGGAGCCCTCCAGGTCCGGGGATAGGTCCTCGATGGCCGCTGCGACTGCCGGCGCCTGGCGGTTCCTCGCCGCCTCCAACTGCCGCAGGGCCTCGGCCCGCTCGATCTCGCCCTGGGCCAGCTTCCGGAAGATGCTTGGCATCTCGGCCAGGATCGGCTGGAGCGGGCCGACGACGTCCTCGAACACTCCAATGCGGTCCTTCAGCGTCCAGTAGGTGTCTTCTTCAATGGTGCCCGTCAGGTAGAGGTTGGAGACTAGCACCACCTTCGCAGCCTGCCCAATGCGGTCGATCCGACCGATTCTCTGTTCAACACGCATCGGATTCCACGGTAAGTCGTAATTGACCAGGGCCGAAAACTCTTGCAGGTTCAGGCCCTCGGAGGCGGCGTCGGTCCCCAGCAGGATGTCGATGGCGCGGGTGTGGCTCTGCTTGCATCGAGCCTTGACCTCCGCCTTGTCGACTGTGTGCCACGCGTTCGTGGATGCGTCCCACACCTCGCCGCCGCGGCCCGAGTAGCAGGCCATGCGCGCGCCGTACCGCGCGATCAGCTGGTCGCGGATGAAGTCCAGGGTGTCGAGGTACTGGGTGAAGACGATCACCCGGCGGCCGCGGTCGAGCAGATCATCCAGCCGGGCTGCGAACTCGCAGAACTTGCTGTCCTTGTCGATCTGGTGCAACTCGAAGATGTAGTCCTGCAGGTAAAGCCTTTCCTCCTCGAGCTTCTGCCGGCGATGCGGGTCGGCACGCAGTCTCAGCAGCCGCTGGCGTTCACGGTCGAGGGCAGCCGCGGCCTCGGCCTCGTCCTCGTCCTCCTCGCCCTCGCTCATCGTCCTCTGAAACTGTGCGGCCTCGTCCATGACGGCCAGGTCGCGTTGGACGGCGGCGATCAGGTCGCGCCGACGCTCCAGGCTCTTGCGGAACGCGGCGAAGGAGCTGGCCAGCCGCTTGCGGAAGACAGCCATCAGGAAGCCGACCCCGCTCCGTTCGTCGGGCTCGACCTCGGCCAATCGGTAAAACTGGCTGCATAGCACGTCGATGCGGCGGTACAGGGCCTCCTCGGCTGGCGACTGGAATGTCACCGGCACGTCCTCGGGCCGCCGGTCGGCCAGCCCGGCGTGGAGCAGGCCCCGATCGCGGTAGGCCCTCAGGGTCTGTCGGGTGTGGCGGAACATGTGGACGGCCAGCGGCGTCTGCCGGGCCAGGTACGGTGTCATGCCCTCGGCCTGTTGCGGCAGCAGCCCTTGCATGGCGAGGGCCAGGCCCGATCCGTTGGAGCGGATGCGCTGCACCAGGCTGCGCCATTGGAGGCCGGTCCAGTGGGCCGGGACCTCGTCCGGCGACAGGTCCGGTGCACCGATCTCGACCGCCCGCCGGGTCATCGTCACCACCTCGGCCCGGTCGCCCTTCGCGGAGGCGAAGCTGCGCAGACGGTCAAAGAAGAGCTCGAACTCGTGGAGGTCGGCCCACGGCCCCCATCGGGGGTCGTCCACGCCGGCCAGCAGCAGCAGGTCATGCACCTCGTGGGCGGCCAGTTGCATCGGGGTCGCCGTCAACAGCCACAAGCATCGGAACAGGTGGAGCCGCCTCATCTCCTGCAGGAGCTGAAGCAGCAGGTTGGGCTCATCGGCCCCGAAGACTCGGCGGCGGGCGGCGTGCGCCTCGTCGATTACGACCGCGTCCCAAGGCCGAGCCGACAGCACGCTGCCCATCCGCTCCTGGCGGGCGATCAGGTGCCGGCTGACGATCACGATGCCCTCCTCGGCCCAGGGGTCCTCCGACCGCCTCACTCGGCCCCCGACGTCGTGGAGCATCTGGCCGTCATAGAACCAGGCCGTCAGGGCGAACTTCTCGCGCAGCTCCTCCATCCACTGCCGGACCAGGCTCCGTGGCGCAATGATCAGGACTCGGCCCAGCTCCCTCTTCAGGATAAGCGACCGGAGGACGAGGCCCGCCTCGATCGTTTTGCCTAAACCAACTTCATCGCAAAACAGGTACGAGCGGGGGAACGAGTCGACTGCTTGCTGGCTGATCCGGGCCTGGTGGGGGAACGGCTCGAACGGCTTGCCGTCGACCCAGATGGGGGCGAGCACAAGCGCTTCGCCGCCCGGCTTGGTCGGTGCGTCCAAGAGCCACTGGGCGGCGATGCGGTCGCGCAGGTCGGCGGACTGGTCCGGCTCGACACGCTGCATCGGATCGCGGCGGGGAGGGCCGTCCGGTGAGGTGAACGCGGCGAGGTGCTCGCGGACGGCCTGAGGTAGCGGCAGCACCAATAGGCCGG contains:
- a CDS encoding serine hydrolase, giving the protein MMALAFPNPGEDQPDDRVIAAVSGLEPYIEEIRQKTGVPGLAITIVHKDEVVFLKGFGVRELGKPDAIDPDTVFQLASVSKPLTSSVIAAVVGEGIVSWDSKVSDLDPSFRLYDDFVSGEVTLRDLLCHRTGLPEHAGDLLEDLGYSRFDVLHRIRFQKPAGLFRASYAYTNFAFTQAGVATSKAVDTTWEDLATDRLFKPLGMERTSYRHADYAAASNRAKLHARVDGQWVAKYDRQPDAQAPAGGASSTARDLSRWMRLLIAEGIVDGKLLIARDQLEETFKPQVISTPAAHSADRTGFYGLGWNVGQDPNGRLTLSHSGAFDFGAATCVFLLPAENLGIVVLTNGAPIGVPEAVALSFFDLFDDGKLERDWFMTMTPVFEKLSTPNYGLRVDYQEEVVDRSPPLPTVSYLGRYSNEFVGDAVVAEEDNVLMLKLGPGLKAFPLTHFDRDTFSYQPEGEMASGLSGVTFRIGPDRLADELTIENLNVHGSGTLKRVPPGKK
- a CDS encoding DUF1592 domain-containing protein; the protein is MMPNDRRRLLASLGAIMVGMFHPPSFALGAVADDTFRQQVLPLLEQYCIDCHAEVYAEAGIVLDRFDDGTAAAKDGETWLRVLDALEGRIMPPVDLPQPSLEELDAMIEWIEQDVLASRPDGMRPPPVVLRRLNRQEYDNTIRDLLGVNLRLSEAFPPDEIGFGFDNVGSALNVSPIHIEKYLDAAERALDEAIVLPDVEGFAPAELIGLRTYPLPMDEPVEFEHALKPGRYLVDFSLVRVRIADSVPPPLLVIGLGAAERRVEAVQVQDETVVYRLWLTVAEGDSLAHVALASGQSEAEVLGPDVVTAIAGGDQRYGDARGLHVDSMVVRGPLPVEPEGLPESHRRLLSCTPRCAHHSTMDCARQAIALFAERAFRRPVRPGEEERLLEMYRLAYDRGESHERALQVAMTTALVSPQFLYLVEPEESLEDRPLDAFELANRLSYFLWSSMPDDELFRAAREDTLRNDLSRHVDRMLDDPRSEAFVANFVGQWLQLRTLAGASRDESLFPEFDDALRNAMREETEHYFASILRENRSILELLDSDYTFVNEDLARHYGIEGISGAEFQRVALRDRNRGGILTQASVLTLTSNPNRTSPVKRGQWILQQILGTPPPPPPPGVPELDENPQAAEDASLRERLELHRTNPECASCHRQMDPLGFALENYDAIGRWRSTDGEFLIDPSGELPGGITFADAGELKRVLTSTSTKKFARTLVENMMTYGLGRGLLPDDYPEVEAIRERLVADDYRIRAIILGIVESRAFQYRGVAE
- a CDS encoding DUF1552 domain-containing protein, which encodes MAIPMDRRTMLRGMGAALALPWMESLPAVASLASLVKDGPPVRMCYWYVPNGVHLPAWFPERPGTLVNLPETLQPLSFARQYLNCFHGLTHNTALTNGDDEGCGHGQGAASFLTGAQAYKSQDAVRVDISADQLYARHVGNQTRLPSLELGCEAARSGNAFGYSGTYKTHISWRTSTSPAPYELNPKLVFDRLFTDGSERLTRSTVADRDFYRRSILDYALDDARRVRNRVSSADRLKLDQYLTGVREVERRIQNASSADLSGTDFERPSGIPSDFDEHLRLMCDLMVLAFQTDSTRASTFMVTKEATDRNYPWLGFTDGHHELSHHGNDEEKHRKLREIDRYHISILAYMIEKMMDVEESDGSNLLDNSMILFGSGISDGDRHDHVNLPVIVLGKGGGALRTGQYLKCRPETPMSNLLLSMLQGAGVPVDRFGDSTEPLPGLLA
- a CDS encoding HEAT repeat domain-containing protein; translated protein: MRARFWMTLYTVVASSVIGTTSPASVQERPTADRVNSWIAGLNDPNVEVRRASAIAIREADPETRLVALPAMINVLMEEKDGQVRLPVFDAVTDLGPDAAPAVPALLHALHTPFGDRRMEQTHQDFRAALALASVGKAAVEGLRETLSDRRENVRAEAVMALGRIGPDASAAIADLIALLGDPSDRIGHEVSVALGSIGPEAVGPLIAAAEHADTVVRARSVEALGHSTAISSGGRVLEVLLLRADDPAAEVRARAVEALGGSPADGSALADVLGRSLRDEQDEVRGAAVHLLSSRPELLRQLIPLFDSLLSDANEGIAWHAAFLLHLLGPEAAPTLLNALGRETSQVDQIAKALGLIGRPIGGLLMEATENPNPRTRRGAALALGRLRPPAPGSVSRLMAGLDDPDPEVRTAFLHAIGELGPRGVDALPAVRSLLRDESVAIRLEAIAVVHRLAPKDDRLPGELASILNDDDPRVQQSAIEILRSLGPASRPALPKVIEKLQGPDPKVRIAAAELIAAHGPAASEAVPALGAMLEDPNSELRVIAAQTLATLGSAAQPMAALLIPMLDDTNARAREAAVLAVGSLELDADTLRPHLVRTLRDEDADVRDATRRAIQRLGPEGALFVPDLISLAALESDRRSVERSLRRFERTGPLEGSIPELIDLLEHQEEAVRLLAIKFLGLGGVASREAIPSLERLRDDPSPEVREQVEAVLGQITPEP